The DNA region TCAGGTAAAAAGGATAAAATGGATTTTCCTACAAGTTCTGAGTAACTTGAAAATCCCAATAGTTTGGCTGCACTTTCATTTACAAATATTAATTTATTATTACGATGTACCAAAATAGCTTCATAGGAATTTTCAATAAGCAAATTATAGCAGGATTTATTTTTTAATAAATTTTCCTCCATAAGTTTTCTCTGCTCATGATTTTTTTCTAATTTATTGTTTAAAAGCTTTAATTGCACATCCTTATTTTCAATTCTCTTATCTTCAATTTCCTTATAATGCCCTAAAGGCCAAGCTGTTAAAATAAAAACTCCAACTATAATCAAATCATTTTGAAAATAATAGTTTATATCTCCACTAGGAACGTAAGTAAAATCTATTATTAAAATTATAGCCGAGGAAATAAAAGCTGTAAGCATGCCCATTCTCTTTCCAAGTTGAAGTGTTGATGAGATAATTACAAGCAAAAAAAGGCATTTAATTTGGTTGGAATAGGTATTTGTTGTTAGTATCAATGCTGTATAAATTATAGTAAGCACAACATTTTCAATACTTCTTATTATAATAACATATTTAAATTTATATATGTTTGATGTTATATGTGAAAGTAACCACCATAAAAATATTGCTAAAAACATAAGTAATCCAGTAAAATTTATCTTTAAAAAGTTATTATAGGTATATCCAAATAAATTATTTTGATATACCTTCTCATATATAATAATTACACAAAAAAATAATGATGCTAATTTTACAATAGAAATTATATCATTTATTCTTTTTTCACCATTTTGTTGAATTTGCTCCATATTATTCACACACCTATTTTTAAAATAAATAATATAAAGGATCATATGATCCTTTATATTATTTCTTTTGCAAGCATTTTGGTTCTTTTGGCTGATATAAAAAATTTGTACATGCTGAAACAGAATTATTAAGAGCAACGGATTTAAAAAGAGAAACAGATAAATTTTTAACAACTTTTTTAATTTTGTCTTTCATCCTTTTTCATCTCCTTATAATATATTTTAAAATATCGTCGACTTTTCCCATAATAACATGTCCATTATTGGTGAGAGTAAAACATTGCCATAGTACACCAATAAAAATACATTGCGATAATTGCAATAAAATACTATACTTAACAGCAATATATACTATTATTAATATATATGATATCAATGACATAAAAAATAAAATTAACATTGACTTTTTCTTTAATTGTTTTCTTAATTTTATACTAGATATAGGTTTAGCTGGACTATCTACAGGTGACAATTTTAATATAATGTAATAACAAAATATTAAAATAAATATATCTAAAAAAGTATTATGTAAATTGGTAATGATATATAAATTTTACTTATAAATAATGAAATAATGATTGATATAAATGTACCAATAAATATACATCTACTTGGTGAATTTGAATGAACTCCTCCAGAGAATTTTCTCAATTCACTTGTTGCAAAATAGAATACTATGGACTGTAAAAGAACCTTAAATAGACTTCCAAATATAATTATAAATAATATCCCAAATATTTTTAAACTTAGAATTACTATACCATATTCTATTATTTCCTTTTCATCATTTTTTATATTAGAATTATCATAAATAATTGAACTAATATTTTTAGTTAATCTTTCAATAAAAATCATCTACCGAATCTCCTACTAATTTTATTTATAACTAAGTAAAATATTAAAACTAAAATCATAAACATAATCAAAGAGGGGATGTTATATATAAATCTCCAATAAGCATTAGTAAAACCATAAATTTTAAATAATTTATCTATTGTAAGCATATTTATCCATTCACAAAAATACATTAAAATTACAGAAACAAATATTGAAAAAATGCTTACATTCATAGATATTTTCATAACATACATACTTATCAAAATAAAAGCTATCATACTAATTATAGTATTAACTCCATAGCTAATAGGCAATAATCTTATTAAATATGTTATAACAGCAAAGCTAACTGCTGCTTCAACAATTAAAATTTTACGAATATTTTTATTATAGATTATATAGGCTAAAAGTACGCACAAAAAAGATTCGGGAATACCTCTGAAGAAAAACTCCAATGCTGATAATTTTAACATATAGCACATCCTTCCAACAATATCCTTAAAATAATTATACCACGTTATAATAAAAAATAAAATATATGTCAAAAATATATTTATTAGTAAACTAATTGTTTTTTGTGGAAATCATTATACTATTTTCTGATATTTACTTTTTAACATTGTCAATTTCCTTAATTTTATACAAAAATTACATAAATTATAAGAATTCCATAGCTAAATATAGGTTTTATCGTAATTCTTAACATTTTTTTGTAAAGCATATTTGAGAGTGTTGTTTCTTAATTTTATCCATAAATATATAAAACATTGCAACTATAAACATAAACATAGTTAAAGATGGAGTAGTATATATAAGCCTTAATCCCACATTGTCAAATTTATTTATTTTAAATATATATACCAATATAAAATTATTTATAAACTCACAAATTATAATTGAAATCACAGATACAAGTATTGACGCAACACTGGTATTAATAGATATATTAAGAATATATACTCCTATAATTATAAACGCTATACTACCCAGTACAGTATGTACACCAAATACAATTGGCAATAATCGTATTAAATATATTAAAATAGATAAAATAATTGTAGCTTCAGCTATTAATTTTTTAGAAATAGTTTTATTACAAAATATATGTGCCATCATTACTATTAAAAAGCACTCTGGTATACTTCTAAAAAAAAATTCCAGGGGTGTTAATCTCAACATATAGAACATCCTTCCAACATTATTTTTTAAAATTATTATACCACTTTGTAAAAAAATATAATATATGTAAAAAATATATCTATAAAAGAAATTAATTAGTTTTTTATCTGATAACTAGTCGCTGTAACACTCCATGGAGATAACAGCGGCATGTTCCTGGATAATTCATCTAAACTCAGTGGAAGTACAAATTCCCACTGAGTAAGATTCATTGATAAATAAAAAACTCCTCTGATTGGTTTTATCCGATAAGAAGAGTCTACGTTCTATATGTTTCTTATCGATGCTAGCAGAGCCACCTTTCGTTTGTAGGTTGGCATAGGATCACCGAGCTAACTCTCTCCCCCAATTCTTGATAAATTATACATTTCAATAAATAAATTATATAACAATATTCAATTTTTTCAAACAATTTTTTTAAATTTAAGTAAATTTTTTATCTTGTCTATTATATCAGCGTTAAATATGTGCTTAACATTAAAATTACATGCTATTAATATCAAGCACATATTTTACTTACAGACTAATTATTTTAAATGTACATTTATTCTTCATCATAAATATCTAAAAAAGAATATTTTTCTCCATTCTTTTCCCAGCCTACAATAGAGTTTAAATTTACATTTTGTGCTGATTGAAATATGGATTTATCTACATCGTTAAAGTTCTTTTTTAATTCACTTATTAAATCCTTTACTTCTTTTCTCTTACTTGAAGTTTTTTCTGCTGCTACTATACACCCGCAGTTCATAGTAGACAATCCATTGTTACGAACAAATTTCTTAATATCATTTTCCTCAATATAATATAGTGGCCTAATTAGCTCTAAGCCCTGAAAATTTTTTGATTTCAGCTTTGGCTTCATAGTTTTAAAATTGCCTGAATATAAAACATTTAACATAGTGGTTTCTATGACATCATTAAAATGATGTCCCAAAGCCAATTTATTACATCCAAGTTCCTTAGCCTTAGTATAAAGTGCTCCTCTACGCATTCTAGCACACATATAACAAGGATAGTCCTTAGCTATATTTTCTACTACTTCAAAAATGCCAGATTCAAAAAGATGCACTGGAATATTTAAATATTCACAATTATTAAGCAGCAGTTCTCTGTTACTTTCATGAAAGCCTGGATCCATAGCAATAAATTCCAATTCAAAATTGATTTGAGGATGATATTTCAGCTGTTGAAATAATTTTGCCATAAGAAGACTATCCTTACCTCCAGAGACAGCTACTGCAATTTTATCTCCCTCTTCTACCAGTTTAAAATCTTTAATTGCCCTGATGAATTTTGTCCATAAATATTTTCTATATTTTTTAACAATGCTGCGTTCTATATCCTGCAGCGGTTTTCTTTCGCATAATGGTATTAATAACTCGCAACCGCTTCCTCCAATACTACTCATTTTTACACCTCATTTTATTTAATTAATCTATAGTTTTTTATTAAAGTATTGGCAAAATGCATAACAATTTAAAGCCATTTTAAATTCTGCTATGCCCTCTTTCAAAATAATTTAACTTTCATATACAAAGTAATCCAACAAATCACCAATAGAACTAATAATACCTATTTTAAGTATTATTAAAATATTTTTCAACATTATTTTTAAAATGTATACTATGATTAAACCACAAAAAGCTGTAGATTAATTTGCACTATACCATTTATAGTAGTTTCAATGTGAAATCTTCAGGATTATAGTATATATCTTTTATTAAATATACTTTTTGTGAGATAATCATGCTATATTAAATAAATTTAAATTGTGTTACATCGAAAAGTCCCTTGTCTGTAATTCTAATCTCCGGTATAACAGGCAGTGCTAAAAAAGATAACGTGATAAAGGGGTCTATATTCTTATTAATTCCAAGCTTTAATGCTTCCTCAATCATTTTACTTAGGGTCTTTTCCACATATTCTGCATTTTTATCACTCATTAGACCAGCTATGGGAAGTGGTAATGTTCCTTTAACCTCTCCCCTACTTACAACAGTATAGCCACCATTTACCTTTTTAATCTCTTCAACAGCTGTTATCATGTCATCATCATTATCTCCGATTACAATTAAATTGTGAGAATCATGAGCCACAGTACTGGCAATGGCTCCATTTCTGATATTAAAATTACTCACTATGCCAAGTCCTATATTTTTTGTAGCCTTATGTCTTTCTATAACTGCTATTTTTGAAAAATTTTCATCAGCTATAAAAGCTCCATTTTCTACTGTCACTTTTTTATTTTCTTTCTTAGTAATCAATTCATTGTCCTTAATTTTTATTACTGTAGCTACATTGCTGACAAGTTTTATTTTTAAATCCTCATCACTTATATCTCGTACTCTCACAGTATTGAGTACATTGTTATCATCTATGCTTAAGTGAATTTTGGTGCAAATTTTCTTATGTTCATAAATCATCTTTCCACGATAGAGCACTTTATCTATATTGAAATCCTCTAAACTGTTTAATATTAAAATATCTGCAGAATATCCTGGTGCTACAGCTCCCAATCTTTTTAATTTATAACACTGGGCGGCATTTATGGTGGCCATACATATGGCATCAATTTGGCTCACTCCATATTTTATTGCCTTTTTTATATTATAACTTATATGTCCATTTTGCCTTATATCCTCTAAATGTTTATCATCTGTGCAGAAAACACATCTATCAAATCCCATATGATTTTTAATAAGACCTTCAACCAGATTCTTCAGATTTCTGGCTGCCGAACCTTCTCTTATTTGCACATACATTCCAAGCCTTATGCGTTCCAGTGCCTCTTCTATGGTGGAGCATTCATGATCAGTCATAATTCCAGCGGTTTTATAAGCATTTAGTGCATCTCCTGTAAGATTTGGTGAATGTCCATCAATAATCTTATTATCGAACAAATCAATCTTTTTTAACATTTTTTCATTGCCGCTTGTCACTGCTGGATAATCCATAACTTCTCCAAGTCCTAGTATTTTATCATTTGATAGAAATGGTTCAATAAGTTCTGCCGTTAAATCGGCTCCATTATTTTCAAAGGATGTACTAGGTACACTGGAAGGCATCATATAATAAACATTTAATGGTAATTCTTTTGATTGATTGAGCATAAAATTTATCCCGTTAATTCCACAAACATTAGCTATTTCATGTGGATCTGCTATAAGTGTTGTAGTTCCATGTGGTATTATTGTTCTAGCAAATTCCGGTGGAGTGACCATGGTAGACTCTATATGCATATGACTATCTATAAGTCCCGGGCAGACATATTTTCCATTAACATCTATTTCCCGAGTCCCAGAATAATCACCTATTCCAACAATTTGATCCTTACAAATTGCTATATCTCCCTTTATTATTTCCTTTGTAAATACATTAACTATATTTGCATTTTTAATAACTAAATCCGATTTTTCTCTTTTCATGGCCATATTTATTCTCTGTCTTTTTAATTCTACACTCATTTCATTACTCCTTGTATAATTGTCTATATTATTGCTTTAAGGCAAAATCATATATTATTTTAGATTTATTTGAATATGCCTTATATAAAAATCTAT from Clostridium pasteurianum BC1 includes:
- a CDS encoding tRNA 2-thiocytidine(32) synthetase TtcA; the encoded protein is MSSIGGSGCELLIPLCERKPLQDIERSIVKKYRKYLWTKFIRAIKDFKLVEEGDKIAVAVSGGKDSLLMAKLFQQLKYHPQINFELEFIAMDPGFHESNRELLLNNCEYLNIPVHLFESGIFEVVENIAKDYPCYMCARMRRGALYTKAKELGCNKLALGHHFNDVIETTMLNVLYSGNFKTMKPKLKSKNFQGLELIRPLYYIEENDIKKFVRNNGLSTMNCGCIVAAEKTSSKRKEVKDLISELKKNFNDVDKSIFQSAQNVNLNSIVGWEKNGEKYSFLDIYDEE
- a CDS encoding cyclic lactone autoinducer peptide, whose amino-acid sequence is MKDKIKKVVKNLSVSLFKSVALNNSVSACTNFLYQPKEPKCLQKK
- a CDS encoding accessory gene regulator B family protein codes for the protein MIFIERLTKNISSIIYDNSNIKNDEKEIIEYGIVILSLKIFGILFIIIFGSLFKVLLQSIVFYFATSELRKFSGGVHSNSPSRCIFIGTFISIIISLFISKIYISLPIYIILF
- a CDS encoding accessory gene regulator B family protein, encoding MSPVDSPAKPISSIKLRKQLKKKSMLILFFMSLISYILIIVYIAVKYSILLQLSQCIFIGVLWQCFTLTNNGHVIMGKVDDILKYIIRR
- the ade gene encoding adenine deaminase, with the translated sequence MSVELKRQRINMAMKREKSDLVIKNANIVNVFTKEIIKGDIAICKDQIVGIGDYSGTREIDVNGKYVCPGLIDSHMHIESTMVTPPEFARTIIPHGTTTLIADPHEIANVCGINGINFMLNQSKELPLNVYYMMPSSVPSTSFENNGADLTAELIEPFLSNDKILGLGEVMDYPAVTSGNEKMLKKIDLFDNKIIDGHSPNLTGDALNAYKTAGIMTDHECSTIEEALERIRLGMYVQIREGSAARNLKNLVEGLIKNHMGFDRCVFCTDDKHLEDIRQNGHISYNIKKAIKYGVSQIDAICMATINAAQCYKLKRLGAVAPGYSADILILNSLEDFNIDKVLYRGKMIYEHKKICTKIHLSIDDNNVLNTVRVRDISDEDLKIKLVSNVATVIKIKDNELITKKENKKVTVENGAFIADENFSKIAVIERHKATKNIGLGIVSNFNIRNGAIASTVAHDSHNLIVIGDNDDDMITAVEEIKKVNGGYTVVSRGEVKGTLPLPIAGLMSDKNAEYVEKTLSKMIEEALKLGINKNIDPFITLSFLALPVIPEIRITDKGLFDVTQFKFI